A window of the Haloarcula litorea genome harbors these coding sequences:
- a CDS encoding undecaprenyl-diphosphate phosphatase: MNQLLIAVLLGLLQGVLEWVPVSSEGAVALASTALTGVNSAAGTRLALFLHAGTAVAAVGYFRAEVREILASVGDLTRAPFADETADLSFLVLATLASGVTGLPAYLALDAVVSDLQGGLFVAFVGGLLVVTGLLQRFAAALSLGDRTRPDWLDALLVGGLQGFAILPGVSRSGTTVSALLLRGHEGESSLRLSFLLSIPAVVAADTLVLLDTGLPAIDPGPALVALAVSAVVGYLTVDALVRLVRRVPFWAVCTFFGTLGVVGGLLVAA; the protein is encoded by the coding sequence GTGAATCAACTACTGATCGCCGTCCTGCTGGGGCTGTTGCAGGGCGTGTTGGAGTGGGTCCCGGTCTCCAGCGAGGGGGCGGTCGCGCTGGCCTCGACGGCGCTGACGGGGGTGAACTCCGCCGCCGGCACCCGACTGGCCCTGTTCCTCCACGCGGGGACCGCCGTCGCCGCGGTGGGCTACTTCCGGGCCGAGGTGCGAGAGATCCTGGCCTCGGTCGGCGACCTGACGCGGGCTCCCTTCGCCGACGAGACGGCGGACCTCTCCTTTCTCGTGCTTGCGACGCTGGCCTCCGGCGTCACGGGCCTGCCCGCCTACCTCGCGCTGGACGCCGTCGTCTCGGACCTGCAGGGCGGCCTGTTCGTCGCCTTCGTCGGCGGGCTGCTCGTGGTGACGGGCCTGCTCCAGCGGTTCGCCGCCGCGCTCTCGCTGGGCGACCGGACGCGGCCGGACTGGCTGGACGCCCTGCTGGTCGGCGGCCTCCAAGGCTTCGCGATCCTCCCCGGGGTCTCCCGCTCGGGGACGACGGTCTCGGCGCTGCTGTTGCGCGGCCACGAGGGCGAGTCGTCGCTGCGGCTCTCCTTCCTGCTGTCGATCCCCGCCGTCGTCGCCGCCGACACGCTGGTGTTGCTCGACACCGGCTTGCCGGCCATCGACCCCGGCCCCGCGCTGGTCGCGCTCGCGGTCAGCGCCGTGGTCGGCTACCTCACCGTCGACGCGCTCGTCAGACTCGTGCGCCGAGTGCCGTTCTGGGCGGTCTGTACGTTCTTCGGGACGCTGGGCGTGGTCGGCGGGCTGCTGGTGGCGGCGTAG
- a CDS encoding tRNA pseudouridine(54/55) synthase Pus10 produces MSVLDDARAALDTGPLCDPCLGRLFADRSFGLTNAERGHALRVTLALEADEDFEAGGDCWVCEGECARVDWWAEQAATAVQGYDFSTYQVGTKVPPLLEENDALLREDAGLDPDAGEALKTELNREVGKRVGRLTDAEVEFGRPHVQFTLDLATDEVDVTVNSAFVYGRYRKLERDIPQTRWPCNDCNGTGLWQGQPCEGCDGTGYRYDESVEQLTAPVVKEAMDGSAATFHGAGREDVDALMLESGRPFVVEVDQPRTRDVDTTALEREINEFADGKVEVEGIRLATHEMVERVKELDASKTYRMDVEFAEPVTESALEDALAELTGATVEQETPQRVAHRRADITRTRDVYEAGGDLVDETHGVVRIHGEGGLYVKELVSSDGGRTEPSLAGLLGVDAEVTALDVVDVQGESEPFAKSEFLLD; encoded by the coding sequence ATGAGCGTACTGGACGACGCCCGGGCCGCCCTCGACACGGGGCCGCTCTGTGACCCCTGCCTCGGGCGGCTGTTCGCCGACCGGAGTTTCGGGCTGACCAACGCCGAGCGGGGCCACGCCCTCCGCGTGACCCTCGCGCTCGAGGCCGACGAGGACTTCGAGGCCGGCGGGGACTGCTGGGTCTGCGAGGGGGAGTGCGCACGCGTCGACTGGTGGGCCGAGCAGGCCGCCACCGCCGTCCAGGGGTACGACTTCTCGACCTACCAGGTCGGGACGAAGGTGCCGCCCCTGCTGGAGGAGAACGACGCCCTGCTGCGCGAGGACGCCGGCCTCGACCCGGATGCCGGGGAGGCGCTGAAGACCGAACTCAACCGCGAGGTGGGCAAGCGCGTCGGCCGCCTGACCGACGCCGAGGTGGAGTTCGGCCGCCCCCACGTCCAGTTCACCCTCGACCTGGCGACCGACGAGGTCGACGTGACCGTCAACTCCGCGTTCGTCTACGGCCGCTACCGGAAGCTGGAGCGGGACATCCCCCAGACGCGGTGGCCCTGCAACGACTGCAACGGCACCGGGCTCTGGCAGGGCCAGCCCTGCGAGGGCTGTGACGGCACGGGCTACCGCTACGACGAGAGCGTCGAGCAGCTGACCGCGCCCGTCGTGAAGGAGGCGATGGACGGCTCCGCCGCCACCTTCCACGGCGCGGGCCGCGAGGACGTGGACGCGCTGATGCTGGAGTCGGGCCGGCCGTTCGTCGTCGAGGTGGATCAGCCCCGGACCCGCGACGTGGACACGACGGCCCTCGAACGCGAGATCAACGAGTTCGCCGACGGGAAGGTCGAGGTCGAGGGCATCCGGCTGGCGACCCACGAGATGGTCGAGCGCGTGAAGGAGCTGGACGCCTCCAAGACCTACCGGATGGACGTCGAGTTCGCCGAGCCGGTGACCGAGTCGGCCCTCGAGGACGCGCTCGCGGAGCTGACCGGCGCGACCGTCGAACAGGAGACCCCCCAGCGGGTCGCCCACCGCCGCGCGGACATCACGCGGACCCGGGACGTGTACGAGGCCGGCGGCGACCTCGTCGACGAGACCCACGGAGTCGTCCGCATCCACGGCGAGGGCGGGCTGTACGTGAAGGAACTGGTCTCCAGCGACGGCGGGCGCACGGAGCCGAGCCTCGCCGGGCTGCTGGGGGTCGACGCCGAGGTGACGGCGCTGGACGTCGTCGACGTGCAGGGCGAGAGCGAACCGTTCGCGAAGTCGGAGTTCCTCCTCGACTAG
- a CDS encoding DUF7344 domain-containing protein, with protein sequence MPELDAVYRALAAEERRLALVELQRHRTITLADLAELVAEAETGADIADIPEERVTDTYFSLYHSHVPTLEECGLVSYDQDDDLVSAADDCGEVLDRVRENLERLQQRTAVED encoded by the coding sequence ATGCCCGAGTTGGACGCCGTCTATCGCGCGCTGGCCGCAGAGGAGCGGCGTCTCGCCCTGGTCGAACTCCAGCGACACCGGACGATCACGCTCGCGGACCTCGCCGAACTGGTCGCCGAGGCGGAGACGGGGGCGGACATCGCCGACATTCCCGAGGAACGGGTCACGGACACCTACTTCTCGCTGTACCACAGCCACGTCCCGACGCTGGAGGAGTGCGGGCTGGTGAGCTACGATCAGGACGACGACCTCGTGTCGGCGGCCGACGACTGCGGGGAGGTCCTCGACAGGGTTCGCGAGAACCTCGAACGGCTCCAGCAGCGGACGGCGGTCGAGGACTAG
- the rnhB gene encoding ribonuclease HII, giving the protein MRFGVDEAGKGPVLGSMFAAAVRADPAALPDGVGDSKDIRPDRREELDAAVRAAADAVAVAEVPVARIDDPSTDMNTLTVAAHAEALSGVATDGLAGTVDAGDTDAERFGRRVADRVGADVDVTAAHGADGTDPLVGAASIVAKVARDAHVAALAEAYGEVGSGYPSDPTTRRFLASYVETHGDLPDCARGSWSTCEDVLAAAEQSSLGEF; this is encoded by the coding sequence ATGCGATTCGGCGTCGACGAGGCCGGCAAGGGGCCCGTGCTGGGGTCGATGTTCGCCGCCGCCGTGCGGGCCGACCCGGCGGCGCTGCCCGACGGCGTCGGGGACTCGAAGGACATCCGCCCCGACCGGCGCGAGGAGTTGGACGCGGCCGTCCGCGCGGCCGCCGACGCGGTCGCCGTCGCCGAGGTCCCCGTCGCCCGCATCGACGACCCGTCGACGGACATGAACACGCTGACCGTCGCGGCCCACGCCGAGGCGCTGTCGGGGGTCGCCACCGACGGCCTCGCCGGCACCGTCGACGCGGGCGACACCGACGCCGAGCGGTTCGGTCGCCGGGTCGCCGACCGGGTGGGAGCGGACGTCGACGTGACCGCCGCACACGGGGCCGACGGGACGGACCCGCTGGTGGGCGCGGCCTCCATCGTCGCGAAGGTGGCCCGGGACGCTCACGTCGCGGCGCTGGCCGAGGCGTACGGCGAGGTCGGCTCCGGGTATCCAAGCGACCCGACGACCCGCCGGTTCCTCGCGTCGTACGTCGAGACCCACGGCGACCTGCCCGACTGCGCCCGGGGGTCGTGGTCGACCTGCGAGGACGTGCTGGCGGCCGCCGAACAGTCGTCGCTCGGCGAGTTCTGA
- a CDS encoding preprotein translocase subunit SecD, with protein MSALRENWRIALLVVLLLVSTVALFVPGAPPGLSADEGAGNATTSTNLQYGIQLSGGTRIRAPVVGMTAEGVQITANGSSAELSMARQLGVDPIDVEVRRGAPGENGTVEVFTRNVTEQEFRAALEAEGYGSPTIRDGVTAETRAAMVESIEEKISTSALSGGRVQSVSAPGGRNFISITAPDREPAELRDILDERGVVRVYAVHRANGTWQHDQVISQGDFAGIGTAQETQGANPEAFVPVTLEQRAAEQFQQEMRRVGFADGSGVRCSASRGEHDTVESINSTCLVATLNGEPVFIGGIQPGLSQSFADGTFANDPSFRMSTGLVSEGGLDDARELSLSLKAGRLPAPLDFESSQQFSLDPALADRFQQNSLVTGLLAVLAVSGVVYARYGRPEVALPMIVTALSEVYLLLGFVAFVQYPLNLSHLAGFIAVIGTGVDDLIIIADEILQQGKVETGRVFESRFRKAFWVIGAAAATTIVAMSPLMVLSLGDLSGFAIITIVGVLIGVLITRPAYGDILRNLVLDEE; from the coding sequence ATGAGCGCCCTCCGCGAGAACTGGCGGATCGCCCTGCTGGTGGTCCTGCTGCTGGTCAGCACCGTCGCGCTGTTCGTCCCCGGCGCGCCGCCGGGGCTGTCGGCCGACGAGGGGGCCGGCAACGCCACCACGTCGACGAACCTCCAGTACGGCATCCAGCTGTCGGGCGGGACGCGAATCCGTGCGCCCGTGGTCGGGATGACCGCCGAGGGCGTCCAGATCACCGCCAACGGCTCCAGCGCGGAACTGTCGATGGCCCGGCAACTCGGCGTCGATCCCATCGACGTGGAGGTGCGCCGCGGCGCACCCGGCGAGAACGGCACCGTCGAGGTGTTCACGCGCAACGTCACCGAACAGGAGTTCCGCGCGGCGCTGGAGGCCGAGGGGTACGGCTCGCCGACGATCCGCGACGGCGTGACCGCCGAGACGCGGGCGGCGATGGTCGAGAGCATCGAGGAGAAGATCTCGACCTCCGCGCTCAGCGGCGGTCGCGTCCAGTCGGTCTCCGCGCCGGGCGGCCGGAACTTCATCAGCATCACCGCGCCGGACCGCGAACCGGCGGAGCTGCGCGACATCCTCGACGAGCGGGGCGTGGTCCGGGTCTACGCCGTCCACCGGGCCAACGGCACCTGGCAGCACGACCAGGTCATCTCGCAGGGTGACTTCGCCGGCATCGGGACCGCACAGGAGACACAGGGAGCCAACCCCGAGGCGTTCGTCCCGGTGACGCTCGAACAGCGGGCCGCCGAGCAGTTCCAGCAGGAGATGCGCCGGGTCGGGTTCGCCGACGGCAGCGGGGTCCGGTGTTCGGCCAGCCGCGGCGAACACGACACCGTCGAGAGCATCAACTCCACCTGTCTGGTGGCGACGCTGAACGGCGAACCGGTGTTCATCGGCGGCATCCAGCCGGGCCTCTCGCAGTCGTTCGCCGACGGCACCTTCGCCAACGACCCCAGCTTCCGGATGTCGACCGGCCTCGTCAGCGAGGGCGGGCTGGACGACGCCCGCGAACTCTCGCTCAGCCTGAAGGCGGGTCGCCTCCCCGCGCCGCTGGACTTCGAGAGCTCCCAGCAGTTCTCGCTGGACCCGGCGCTGGCCGACCGCTTCCAGCAGAACTCGCTGGTGACGGGACTGCTCGCGGTGCTCGCGGTCAGCGGCGTCGTCTACGCCCGCTACGGCCGGCCGGAGGTGGCGCTGCCGATGATCGTCACCGCGCTCTCGGAGGTGTACCTGCTACTTGGCTTCGTCGCGTTCGTCCAGTACCCGCTGAACCTCTCGCACCTGGCCGGCTTCATCGCCGTCATCGGGACGGGGGTCGACGACCTCATCATCATCGCCGACGAGATCCTCCAGCAGGGGAAAGTCGAGACGGGCCGGGTGTTCGAGAGCCGGTTCCGGAAGGCGTTCTGGGTCATCGGCGCGGCCGCCGCCACCACCATCGTCGCGATGAGCCCGCTGATGGTGCTGTCGCTGGGCGACCTCTCCGGGTTCGCCATCATCACCATCGTCGGCGTGCTCATCGGCGTGCTCATCACGCGGCCGGCCTACGGCGACATCCTGCGGAACCTCGTGTTAGACGAGGAGTGA
- the secF gene encoding protein translocase subunit SecF has translation MVAFEVPEVDYTQYSNRQLLAVPLAVLAVALLVLAAWWAMTGSPVALGVDFTGGSEVTVETTLSPSEIRQTFDEPVTSVQGVQGRTNQYIVTFDSSNIDAIRGTADESGQMELLSSGTTSPLFGASNQRLAVVGLGVAFLGMSLLAFGLFRTFVPSLAIVVSAFSDIVIPIAVMNLVGIKLSLGTVAALLMLIGYSVDSDILLTNHVLRRSGGFYESTYRAMRTGVTMTVTSIAAMTVMAVAATIFGIELMASIGIVLVLGLTADLMNTYMLNVSLLRWYKYEGVNR, from the coding sequence ATGGTCGCGTTCGAGGTCCCGGAGGTCGACTACACCCAGTACTCCAACCGCCAGCTGCTGGCGGTGCCGCTGGCGGTGCTGGCGGTCGCGCTGCTGGTGCTGGCGGCGTGGTGGGCGATGACGGGCTCGCCCGTCGCCCTCGGGGTCGACTTCACGGGCGGATCGGAGGTCACGGTCGAGACGACGCTCTCCCCGTCGGAGATCCGACAGACCTTCGACGAGCCGGTCACGTCGGTGCAGGGGGTACAGGGCCGGACGAACCAGTACATCGTCACGTTCGACTCCTCGAACATCGACGCGATTCGGGGGACCGCCGACGAGAGCGGGCAGATGGAACTGCTGTCCAGCGGGACCACCTCCCCGCTCTTCGGCGCGTCGAACCAGCGCCTCGCCGTCGTCGGCCTCGGCGTCGCCTTCCTGGGGATGAGCCTGCTCGCGTTCGGGCTGTTCCGGACGTTCGTCCCCAGCCTCGCCATCGTCGTCTCGGCGTTCTCGGACATCGTCATCCCCATCGCCGTGATGAACCTCGTCGGCATCAAGCTCTCGCTGGGGACCGTCGCGGCGCTGCTGATGCTGATCGGGTACTCGGTGGACTCCGACATCCTGTTGACGAACCACGTCCTCCGTCGGTCCGGCGGCTTCTACGAGTCCACCTACCGGGCGATGCGGACCGGCGTCACGATGACCGTCACCTCCATCGCCGCGATGACGGTGATGGCCGTCGCCGCGACGATCTTCGGCATCGAGCTGATGGCCTCCATCGGGATCGTGCTGGTGCTGGGGCTCACTGCGGACCTGATGAACACCTACATGCTCAACGTCTCCCTGCTGCGCTGGTACAAGTACGAGGGGGTCAACCGATGA
- a CDS encoding DUF5812 family protein, with protein MPKEGTFLVTHADGESATLRDVVDAQVLTLSENPGFEEGAVVEATVAAEPPMEVTYEVVEVSAERTVPVERTDLEPTTQATELAADQPVGEVTTVERAGEGELHVLTVPEDGTDEAAEDVVADEGTLERAARLGVDRVEVRTSDGVVSVRYLPD; from the coding sequence ATGCCCAAGGAGGGAACGTTTCTGGTCACGCACGCCGACGGCGAGTCGGCGACGCTGCGGGACGTGGTCGACGCACAGGTGCTGACGCTCTCGGAGAACCCCGGCTTCGAGGAGGGGGCCGTCGTCGAGGCCACCGTCGCCGCCGAGCCGCCGATGGAGGTGACCTACGAGGTGGTCGAGGTGAGCGCCGAGCGGACCGTCCCCGTCGAGCGGACCGACCTCGAACCGACGACGCAGGCCACGGAGCTGGCCGCCGACCAGCCCGTGGGCGAGGTGACGACCGTCGAGCGGGCCGGCGAGGGGGAACTCCACGTCCTGACGGTGCCCGAGGACGGGACCGACGAGGCGGCCGAGGACGTGGTCGCCGACGAGGGGACCCTCGAACGGGCCGCCCGGCTGGGCGTCGACCGCGTCGAGGTCCGGACGAGCGACGGCGTGGTGAGCGTCCGTTACCTCCCGGACTGA